One stretch of Limnohabitans sp. DNA includes these proteins:
- a CDS encoding type II toxin-antitoxin system RelE/ParE family toxin: protein MTFKLRFHELAWAEWQKLDGSVKAPIKKKLLERLQEPRLPSAALSNMPDCYKIKLRQAGYRLVYRVDDDTVFVTVIAVGKRDKNLVYDTAMTRLP from the coding sequence ATGACCTTTAAGCTGCGATTTCACGAGCTGGCCTGGGCCGAATGGCAAAAGTTGGATGGCAGCGTCAAAGCGCCGATCAAGAAAAAACTACTGGAACGATTGCAAGAGCCTCGGTTGCCATCGGCGGCTTTGTCCAACATGCCCGACTGCTACAAGATCAAGTTGCGACAGGCGGGTTACAGGTTGGTGTACAGGGTGGATGACGATACTGTTTTTGTCACGGTCATCGCCGTGGGAAAACGCGATAAAAATTTGGTCTACGACACGGCCATGACCCGGTTGCCCTGA
- a CDS encoding alanine racemase — MKDDFVLNAACKGFPLAAEPCAVSQLGARGWNLLDDALAYPVAVLRRPALTHNLAWMQDFVQRKGVALAPHGKTTLSPELFRMQLQAGAWGLTFANVHQLRVGLAAGVQRAIIANQLVTDADLDGLDLLLRQNPGARVWFLVDSLAQLAVLADWGQRRGNTRRWDVLLELGIAGYRTGCRTHEQALALAQAMAASPVVRLGGVECYEGGLGKCDSAHDIEAVSGLVRSVQSLVQQIDAQNLWGGDEVLLSAGGSAVFDLVIPMLKTQVKSRSVQGVLRSGCYVTHDHWNYARYLKLVEAREGLSESLQPALEVWAKVQSVPEPGLAILTAGRRDLSFDQCMPMPVRWAARGQRGEGAMQTTPESWKVKALSDQHAHMVFAAEGVWPQVGDRVALGISHPCTTFDKWRWMAVIEDDGRISGAISTHF; from the coding sequence ATGAAAGACGATTTTGTACTGAATGCGGCTTGCAAGGGCTTTCCCTTGGCGGCCGAGCCCTGCGCGGTGTCGCAGTTGGGCGCACGCGGCTGGAATTTGCTGGATGATGCGCTGGCCTATCCTGTGGCCGTGTTGCGCCGCCCAGCCCTCACGCACAACTTGGCCTGGATGCAAGACTTTGTGCAGCGCAAAGGCGTGGCCTTGGCGCCGCACGGCAAGACCACTTTGTCGCCCGAACTGTTTCGCATGCAACTGCAAGCGGGTGCCTGGGGCCTGACCTTTGCCAACGTGCACCAGCTGCGCGTGGGTCTGGCGGCGGGGGTGCAGCGCGCCATCATCGCCAACCAGTTGGTGACCGATGCAGACCTGGACGGGCTGGACCTTTTGTTGCGCCAGAACCCTGGGGCGCGGGTGTGGTTTTTGGTTGATTCTTTGGCCCAACTCGCTGTGTTGGCCGATTGGGGCCAACGCCGTGGCAACACCCGCCGTTGGGATGTGTTGCTCGAGCTGGGCATTGCCGGTTACCGCACCGGTTGCCGCACGCACGAGCAAGCCTTGGCTTTGGCGCAGGCCATGGCTGCATCGCCAGTGGTGCGTCTGGGCGGGGTGGAGTGTTACGAGGGTGGGCTGGGCAAGTGCGACAGCGCCCACGACATCGAAGCCGTGAGTGGCCTGGTGCGCAGCGTGCAATCGCTGGTGCAGCAAATCGATGCGCAGAACCTCTGGGGCGGTGATGAGGTCTTGTTGTCGGCAGGTGGCTCTGCGGTATTCGATTTGGTGATCCCTATGCTCAAAACCCAAGTCAAAAGTCGTTCGGTGCAAGGCGTGTTGCGCTCGGGTTGTTATGTGACGCACGACCACTGGAACTACGCCCGTTACCTGAAACTGGTGGAGGCGCGTGAGGGCTTGAGCGAATCGCTGCAGCCCGCGCTGGAGGTGTGGGCCAAGGTGCAGTCGGTGCCCGAGCCGGGGCTGGCGATTTTGACGGCGGGGCGACGCGACCTGTCCTTTGACCAGTGCATGCCGATGCCGGTGCGCTGGGCGGCACGCGGTCAACGTGGCGAGGGTGCCATGCAGACCACGCCCGAGTCCTGGAAAGTCAAGGCGCTCAGCGACCAGCACGCGCACATGGTGTTTGCTGCTGAAGGTGTCTGGCCGCAAGTGGGCGACCGTGTGGCCTTGGGCATTTCTCACCCCTGCACCACCTTCGACAAATGGCGCTGGATGGCCGTCATCGAAGACGATGGCCGCATCAGTGGGGCGATCAGCACGCATTTTTGA
- the gloA gene encoding lactoylglutathione lyase — protein MRLLHTMLRVGNLQRSIDFYTQVLGMKLLRTSENPAYKYSLAFLGFGSNPDHAELELTYNWGVESYEMGTAYGHIALGVPDAYAACEKIKAAGGKVTREAGPVKGGTTVIAFVTDPDGYKVELIQRAEYAAGQGLR, from the coding sequence ATGAGACTTCTTCACACCATGCTGCGCGTGGGCAACCTTCAGCGCTCGATTGACTTTTACACCCAAGTGCTGGGCATGAAACTTCTGCGTACCTCCGAGAACCCCGCTTATAAATACTCGCTGGCCTTTCTGGGCTTTGGCAGCAACCCCGACCACGCCGAGCTGGAATTGACCTACAACTGGGGCGTGGAAAGCTACGAGATGGGCACAGCCTATGGTCACATCGCGCTGGGCGTGCCCGATGCCTATGCCGCTTGCGAAAAAATCAAAGCCGCAGGCGGCAAGGTCACGCGCGAGGCCGGACCGGTCAAAGGCGGTACCACCGTGATCGCCTTTGTGACCGACCCGGATGGTTACAAGGTCGAGCTGATCCAACGGGCCGAGTACGCAGCGGGTCAGGGCTTGCGCTGA
- a CDS encoding IlvD/Edd family dehydratase, translating to MSDNNGSPPRKKPEDLRSQQWFGRQDRDGFAYRSWVKGKGVPHDQFDGRPVIGICNTFSELTPCNSHFRALAEQVKIGVYEGGGFPLEFPVMSLGETLLRPTAMLYRNLASMDVEESIRGNPIDGVVLLMGCDKTTPSLLMGASSVGLPTIGVSGGPMLNGKWRGQELGSGTGVWSMSEQVRAGTLKLADFFDAESCMHRSHGHCMTMGTASTMACMVEALGIGLPGNATFPAVDGRRNVLARESGRRIVEMVHTDQTISKVLTREAFENAIRTLAAIGGSTNAVIHLIAIAGRLGLKLTLDDFERLGSEMSCILNMQPSGEHLMEDFCYAGGLPVVMKEIESLLHANIITVSGKSVRENNEAAVNYDPRVIKKYDAPFKEKAGIAILRGNLAPRGAVIKPSAATPALMVHTGRAVVFEDSDDFHKRIDDESLDVDESCILVLKNCGPKGYPGMAEVGNMPLPPKVLRKGITDMVRISDARMSGTAYGTVVLHTSPEAAAGGPLAVVQNGDMISLNVPERTLQLLISDEELARRLNLWEKPAPAMNSGYWKLYIDHVLQADEGADMDFLVGQRGSAVPKDNH from the coding sequence ATGAGCGACAACAACGGCAGCCCTCCCCGCAAAAAACCTGAAGACCTGCGCAGCCAACAATGGTTTGGCCGCCAGGACCGCGACGGCTTTGCTTATCGCAGCTGGGTCAAGGGCAAAGGCGTGCCGCACGACCAGTTTGACGGCCGTCCCGTCATCGGCATCTGCAACACCTTCAGCGAACTGACCCCCTGCAACTCACATTTCCGCGCATTGGCCGAGCAGGTCAAGATTGGCGTTTACGAGGGCGGCGGTTTTCCACTGGAGTTTCCCGTGATGTCGCTGGGCGAAACCCTGCTGCGCCCCACCGCCATGCTTTACCGCAACCTGGCGTCCATGGACGTGGAAGAGAGCATCCGTGGCAACCCGATTGACGGCGTGGTGTTGCTCATGGGTTGCGACAAAACCACCCCCAGCTTGCTGATGGGCGCGTCCAGCGTGGGCCTGCCCACGATTGGCGTGTCAGGCGGCCCCATGCTCAACGGCAAGTGGCGTGGGCAAGAACTCGGCTCAGGCACCGGTGTATGGAGCATGAGCGAACAAGTGCGCGCGGGCACCCTCAAGCTGGCCGATTTTTTCGATGCTGAAAGCTGCATGCACCGCAGCCATGGCCACTGCATGACCATGGGTACCGCCAGCACCATGGCCTGCATGGTCGAGGCCTTGGGCATCGGCTTGCCGGGCAATGCCACCTTCCCTGCCGTGGATGGTCGCCGCAACGTCTTGGCACGCGAATCGGGTCGTCGCATCGTCGAGATGGTGCACACCGACCAAACCATCAGCAAAGTGCTGACCCGCGAGGCCTTCGAGAACGCCATCCGCACGCTGGCGGCCATTGGCGGTTCGACCAACGCCGTCATTCACCTGATCGCCATCGCCGGTCGTTTGGGCCTGAAACTCACCCTGGACGATTTTGAGCGCTTGGGCAGTGAGATGTCCTGCATCTTGAACATGCAGCCTTCTGGCGAGCACCTGATGGAAGACTTTTGCTACGCAGGTGGTTTGCCGGTTGTGATGAAAGAAATCGAAAGCCTTCTGCACGCCAACATCATCACCGTGAGTGGCAAGAGCGTGCGCGAAAACAACGAAGCTGCCGTCAACTACGACCCCCGCGTGATCAAAAAATACGACGCGCCTTTCAAAGAGAAAGCCGGTATCGCCATCTTGCGCGGCAATCTGGCGCCACGCGGCGCGGTCATCAAGCCCAGCGCAGCCACCCCTGCACTGATGGTGCACACGGGCCGTGCCGTGGTGTTTGAAGACAGCGACGATTTCCACAAACGCATCGACGACGAAAGCCTGGACGTGGACGAGAGCTGCATTCTGGTTTTGAAAAACTGCGGCCCCAAGGGCTACCCCGGCATGGCCGAGGTGGGCAACATGCCGCTGCCACCCAAGGTGCTGCGCAAAGGCATCACCGACATGGTGCGCATCTCGGATGCCCGCATGAGCGGAACCGCCTATGGCACGGTGGTGTTGCACACCAGCCCCGAAGCCGCCGCAGGTGGACCACTGGCTGTGGTGCAAAACGGTGACATGATCTCGCTCAACGTCCCTGAGCGCACATTGCAACTGCTGATCAGCGACGAAGAACTGGCACGCCGCTTGAACCTCTGGGAAAAACCGGCACCGGCCATGAACTCGGGTTACTGGAAGCTTTACATTGACCATGTGCTGCAAGCCGACGAAGGCGCAGACATGGACTTTTTGGTCGGCCAGCGCGGTTCTGCCGTGCCCAAAGACAACCACTGA
- a CDS encoding sugar kinase: MTQPAKTLDIVALGEAMVEFNQTPGQAPDEPPMYLQGFGGDTSNAAIAAARAGARVAYLSRLGTDRWGERLMDLWQRENVDITKVLHDAQAPTGMYFVSHDAQGHHFSYARAGSAASRMQPTDLAHWQDAIASSHWLHLSGISLAISISACDTAFTAMEHARNVSTRVALDSNLRLSLWPLARAQACIRHAVSLCDLFLPSLEDMTALTGLTQAQDIIDWSHAHGAAQVVLKLGADGALASDGTQRRSVPGYAVQARDATGAGDCFAGNLLAQLSSGHNLWDATAYANAAAALSVQGIGAVSPLPGRDAVLDLLDKGSHT; this comes from the coding sequence ATGACACAGCCCGCCAAAACCCTCGACATCGTGGCCTTGGGCGAAGCCATGGTCGAGTTCAACCAAACCCCTGGCCAAGCCCCCGACGAGCCCCCCATGTACCTGCAAGGCTTTGGCGGTGACACCAGCAACGCCGCCATTGCCGCAGCGCGGGCAGGCGCACGCGTGGCTTACCTGAGCCGCTTGGGCACCGACCGCTGGGGCGAGCGACTCATGGACTTGTGGCAGCGCGAAAACGTGGACATCACCAAGGTACTGCATGACGCACAAGCGCCAACCGGCATGTACTTTGTGAGCCACGACGCTCAAGGCCACCACTTCAGTTATGCGCGTGCGGGGTCGGCGGCCAGCCGCATGCAACCGACAGACCTCGCGCACTGGCAAGACGCCATCGCCAGCAGCCATTGGCTGCACCTGTCGGGCATCTCACTGGCGATCTCAATCTCGGCCTGCGACACCGCGTTTACCGCCATGGAGCATGCCCGCAACGTCAGCACACGCGTGGCGCTCGACTCGAATTTGCGCTTGTCGCTGTGGCCGCTGGCCCGGGCGCAGGCCTGCATCCGCCATGCGGTGAGCTTGTGCGATTTGTTCTTGCCCAGCCTCGAAGACATGACCGCCCTCACGGGCCTCACGCAAGCGCAAGACATCATCGACTGGAGCCATGCCCACGGCGCAGCGCAGGTGGTGCTCAAGCTGGGGGCCGATGGCGCTTTGGCCAGCGACGGCACCCAGCGCCGCAGCGTGCCGGGTTATGCCGTGCAGGCACGCGACGCCACTGGCGCAGGCGACTGCTTTGCGGGCAACTTGTTGGCGCAACTGTCTTCGGGCCACAACCTGTGGGACGCCACGGCCTACGCCAACGCCGCAGCCGCCTTGTCGGTGCAGGGCATCGGGGCAGTGAGCCCTTTGCCTGGGCGCGATGCGGTGTTGGACCTGCTCGATAAAGGCTCACACACATGA
- the eda gene encoding bifunctional 4-hydroxy-2-oxoglutarate aldolase/2-dehydro-3-deoxy-phosphogluconate aldolase, which produces MAVNLKGRLTALQVMQDAPVIPVIVLTDVAHAVPTARALVAGGIRMLEVTLRTPQALACMEAIAKEVPGAVVGAGTVRSAADAAAAAKAGARFAVSPGYTKTVGQACRDHGLSLLPGVATGSEIMMAQEDGYTELKFFPAMQAGGPAMLKAWSGPFFDLKFCPTGGVTAANAQDFLSLPNVACVGGSWLVPADALAQGDWARIEVLARAASQIQRKP; this is translated from the coding sequence ATGGCTGTGAATCTGAAGGGTCGATTGACCGCCCTGCAAGTCATGCAGGACGCCCCCGTGATCCCGGTGATCGTGCTCACCGATGTGGCCCATGCCGTGCCCACGGCCCGCGCCCTGGTGGCGGGCGGCATCCGCATGCTCGAAGTCACGCTGCGCACCCCGCAGGCGCTGGCTTGCATGGAAGCCATTGCCAAAGAAGTGCCCGGAGCCGTGGTCGGTGCGGGCACCGTGCGCAGCGCCGCCGATGCGGCCGCAGCGGCCAAAGCGGGTGCCCGTTTTGCGGTGAGCCCCGGTTACACCAAAACGGTGGGCCAGGCCTGCCGCGACCATGGTTTGTCATTGCTGCCCGGAGTGGCCACTGGCAGCGAAATCATGATGGCCCAAGAAGACGGTTACACCGAACTCAAGTTCTTCCCCGCCATGCAAGCGGGTGGCCCCGCCATGCTCAAGGCCTGGAGCGGTCCGTTCTTTGATCTGAAGTTTTGCCCTACGGGTGGCGTGACCGCAGCCAATGCGCAAGACTTTTTGAGTCTGCCCAATGTGGCTTGTGTGGGCGGCTCATGGCTGGTGCCCGCCGATGCACTGGCCCAAGGCGATTGGGCACGCATTGAAGTGCTGGCGCGCGCGGCCAGCCAGATTCAGCGCAAGCCCTGA
- a CDS encoding 2-dehydro-3-deoxygalactonokinase produces MKTSASHPSSSQRPVIAIDWGTSSLRGARLGTTGQVLESRAWPRGILTVPPGQFEAVFLELFGDWMQAPGALCLISGMAGSRQGWQEAPYCPCPAGFAELGQHLLWLQPDRIALVPGLSCTNADTLNTPDVMRGEEVQIFGALQLAGRDSATLVLPGTHSKWGQVQGGRVTQFQTFMTGEVFALMSQHSILGKTLDLNGAFDEATFLQGVDQSQQTGSVLHHLFAVRTLGLFERLSAAQLPSYLSGLLIGEELRTQSLSPSQEEPVILIGSEALTLRYTLALQHLGVACQSHGAEATWAGLFALASTC; encoded by the coding sequence ATGAAGACCTCCGCTTCACACCCGTCTTCTTCCCAACGGCCGGTGATCGCCATCGACTGGGGCACCTCTTCGCTGCGTGGTGCGCGGCTGGGGACCACGGGCCAAGTGCTGGAGTCACGCGCCTGGCCACGCGGTATCCTCACGGTGCCCCCCGGCCAGTTTGAAGCGGTCTTCCTCGAACTCTTTGGCGACTGGATGCAAGCCCCAGGTGCGCTGTGCCTGATCTCGGGCATGGCGGGCAGCCGCCAGGGCTGGCAAGAAGCGCCCTACTGCCCCTGTCCCGCAGGCTTTGCCGAGTTGGGCCAGCACCTGCTGTGGCTGCAGCCCGATCGCATCGCCCTGGTACCGGGCCTGAGCTGCACGAACGCCGACACGCTGAACACCCCCGATGTGATGCGCGGCGAAGAGGTGCAAATTTTTGGTGCATTGCAACTGGCAGGACGCGACAGCGCCACCCTGGTGCTGCCCGGCACGCACAGCAAATGGGGGCAGGTGCAGGGTGGCCGCGTCACGCAGTTCCAGACCTTCATGACCGGCGAGGTGTTTGCGCTGATGAGTCAGCACTCGATTTTGGGCAAGACCCTTGACCTGAACGGGGCCTTCGACGAAGCGACATTTTTGCAAGGCGTGGATCAAAGCCAGCAAACGGGCAGCGTGCTGCACCACCTGTTTGCCGTGCGCACGCTGGGCTTGTTTGAGCGCCTCAGCGCGGCCCAATTGCCCAGTTACTTGTCGGGCCTGTTGATTGGTGAAGAGCTGCGCACCCAAAGTCTGTCGCCATCGCAGGAGGAGCCCGTGATCCTGATCGGCAGCGAAGCCCTGACCCTGCGCTACACCCTGGCCCTGCAACATCTGGGCGTCGCCTGCCAAAGCCACGGCGCTGAAGCCACTTGGGCGGGCCTGTTCGCACTGGCATCAACATGCTGA
- a CDS encoding pirin family protein, with product MSEAAHPHAVNVSRTIERLVTGQATSDGAGVKLSRILTQDLQHRLDPFLMLDAFGSDKPDDYIAGFPDHPHRGFETVTYMIAGRMLHRDSAGNEGLLQNGGVQWMTAGQGVIHSEIPQQADGVMEGFQLWLNLHSSEKMQAPWYRDFQNAQLPQFQTPEGVAVTVIAGSSHGVQGAVTREITQPVYLDVHMPQGARFEQTLPEGHNAFVYVYRGEVRIAGQAVPLQRMAILKNTPQADGVVIEASADAKLILVAGQPLKQPIVQYGPFVMNTKEEIYQALADFRDGRLGERT from the coding sequence GTGTCTGAAGCTGCCCACCCACACGCCGTGAACGTCTCGCGCACCATCGAACGCCTGGTCACCGGCCAGGCCACGTCGGATGGCGCGGGCGTCAAGCTCAGCCGCATCCTCACGCAAGACCTGCAGCACCGGCTCGACCCGTTTTTGATGCTCGACGCCTTTGGCAGCGACAAGCCGGACGACTACATCGCCGGGTTTCCGGACCACCCGCATCGGGGCTTTGAAACCGTGACCTACATGATCGCCGGGCGCATGCTGCACCGCGACAGCGCGGGCAACGAAGGGCTGCTGCAAAACGGCGGCGTGCAATGGATGACAGCAGGCCAAGGAGTGATCCACTCCGAAATCCCGCAGCAAGCCGACGGCGTGATGGAGGGCTTTCAGCTCTGGCTGAACCTGCACAGCTCCGAAAAAATGCAAGCGCCCTGGTACCGCGATTTCCAGAACGCGCAGCTGCCGCAGTTTCAGACACCCGAAGGCGTGGCCGTCACGGTGATCGCAGGCAGCAGCCACGGCGTGCAGGGTGCCGTGACCCGTGAGATCACGCAACCGGTTTATCTGGACGTGCACATGCCGCAGGGCGCACGTTTTGAGCAAACACTGCCCGAAGGCCACAACGCCTTTGTGTACGTGTACCGGGGCGAGGTGCGCATCGCAGGGCAGGCCGTGCCCCTGCAGCGCATGGCCATTTTGAAAAACACACCGCAGGCCGATGGCGTGGTGATCGAAGCCAGTGCCGATGCCAAGCTGATCCTGGTGGCGGGCCAACCGCTCAAGCAACCCATCGTGCAGTACGGCCCATTTGTGATGAACACCAAGGAAGAGATTTACCAGGCGTTGGCGGATTTCAGGGATGGGCGACTGGGGGAGCGGACCTGA
- a CDS encoding 2-dehydro-3-deoxy-6-phosphogalactonate aldolase: MTPSSNPASILAQALAQLPLIAILRGLTPAEAPAMGEALVSSGFAIIEVPLNSPEPFKSITALSQQFPQTLIGAGTVLNAQQVKEVHAAGGRLVVAPNFNPAVVAQALALNMVVLPGVATPTEAFAALDAGAHGLKLFPAEMISPATVKAMRAVLPKDAALLPVGGITPDNMAVYRAAGASGFGLGSALYAPGRSAELVHEKAAAFARTWQAT; this comes from the coding sequence ATGACACCATCCTCAAACCCCGCCTCGATCTTGGCCCAAGCCCTGGCCCAACTGCCCCTGATCGCCATCTTGCGCGGCCTGACTCCTGCCGAAGCTCCGGCCATGGGTGAGGCGCTGGTCAGCAGCGGCTTTGCCATCATCGAGGTGCCCCTCAACTCGCCCGAGCCCTTCAAAAGCATCACCGCACTGTCTCAGCAATTTCCGCAAACCCTGATCGGCGCAGGCACCGTGCTGAACGCGCAGCAGGTCAAGGAGGTTCACGCGGCAGGTGGTCGCTTGGTTGTGGCACCCAACTTCAACCCGGCCGTGGTCGCGCAGGCCTTGGCCCTGAACATGGTGGTGCTGCCCGGCGTGGCCACACCCACCGAAGCCTTTGCCGCACTCGATGCAGGAGCCCATGGGCTCAAGCTCTTCCCGGCCGAGATGATTTCACCCGCCACCGTCAAAGCGATGCGGGCCGTGTTGCCGAAAGACGCTGCCCTCTTGCCCGTGGGCGGCATCACGCCCGACAACATGGCCGTTTACCGCGCCGCAGGCGCGAGCGGTTTTGGTTTGGGTTCGGCTTTGTACGCGCCGGGGCGCAGTGCTGAGCTGGTGCACGAAAAGGCAGCGGCATTTGCGCGGACCTGGCAAGCCACCTGA
- a CDS encoding SDR family NAD(P)-dependent oxidoreductase, which yields MPLNNAISLGLQGRVVIVTGAANGIGEACARRFAAEGAPVVLADVNSERGAAVAAELRSAGHSAGFMACDVSRKADVDALVDHVLQAFGRVDVLVNNAGIFRAADFLDVTEEDFDAVINVNIKGSFLMGQAAARAMKSTGGGSIVNMSSVNAVLAIPNIASYNVSKGGINQLTRAMSLALADFGIRVNAVAPGTIATELARQAVLTSEAAEKKIMMRTPMKRLGEPDEVATVVAFLASDAASYITGEIVTVDGGRMALNYTVPV from the coding sequence ATGCCCCTGAACAACGCCATTTCTCTCGGCCTGCAAGGCCGCGTGGTCATCGTCACCGGCGCGGCCAACGGCATTGGCGAGGCCTGTGCCCGGCGCTTTGCCGCCGAAGGCGCCCCTGTGGTGCTGGCCGATGTGAACAGCGAGCGCGGCGCTGCCGTAGCCGCCGAATTGCGCAGCGCAGGCCACAGCGCGGGATTCATGGCCTGCGACGTCTCGCGCAAGGCCGATGTGGACGCCCTGGTGGACCATGTGCTGCAGGCCTTTGGCCGCGTGGACGTGCTGGTCAACAACGCAGGCATCTTCCGGGCCGCCGACTTTCTGGACGTGACCGAAGAAGACTTCGACGCCGTGATCAACGTGAACATCAAGGGCTCGTTCCTGATGGGCCAGGCCGCAGCCCGCGCCATGAAAAGCACCGGGGGCGGCTCAATCGTCAACATGAGCTCGGTCAACGCGGTGCTGGCCATCCCTAACATCGCCAGCTACAACGTGAGCAAAGGCGGCATCAACCAGCTCACCCGCGCCATGTCGCTGGCCCTGGCCGACTTTGGCATTCGGGTCAACGCGGTGGCCCCCGGCACGATTGCCACAGAGTTGGCCCGCCAGGCGGTGCTGACCAGCGAAGCGGCCGAGAAAAAAATCATGATGCGCACCCCCATGAAACGCCTGGGCGAGCCCGACGAAGTGGCCACAGTGGTGGCGTTTTTGGCCAGCGATGCGGCCAGCTACATCACGGGCGAGATCGTCACCGTGGACGGCGGGCGCATGGCACTGAACTACACCGTACCTGTATGA
- a CDS encoding type II toxin-antitoxin system Phd/YefM family antitoxin, whose translation MDTILSKSSISVTELKRHYASILAQADDEPVAVLNHNRPEAYLVPAAYFERLLNQLEDLQDAQLVRQRANGPFIEINPDDL comes from the coding sequence ATGGACACGATTCTCAGCAAGAGCAGCATCAGCGTCACCGAACTCAAACGCCATTACGCCAGCATCTTGGCGCAAGCCGACGATGAACCGGTAGCGGTACTCAACCACAACCGGCCAGAGGCCTACTTGGTGCCTGCGGCGTATTTTGAGCGGTTGCTCAACCAACTCGAAGATTTGCAAGACGCACAGCTGGTTCGACAGCGTGCCAATGGCCCTTTCATCGAGATCAACCCCGATGACCTTTAA
- a CDS encoding VOC family protein codes for MFSHVMLGVNDLEVSKKFYDAVLGTLGHGPGVANKNRYFYRSPTGTFAITTPINGEPACHGNGSTIGFAVKSPEQGDAFHAAGVANGGTTCEDPPGLREGPAGKLYLAYLRDPDGNKICALHRPG; via the coding sequence ATGTTCAGTCATGTGATGCTGGGTGTGAATGACCTGGAAGTTTCCAAAAAGTTTTACGACGCGGTGTTGGGCACCTTGGGCCATGGCCCGGGCGTGGCCAACAAAAACCGCTATTTCTACCGCAGCCCCACCGGCACTTTTGCCATCACCACGCCCATCAACGGCGAGCCGGCTTGCCACGGCAACGGCAGCACCATTGGCTTTGCCGTCAAATCGCCTGAGCAGGGCGACGCCTTCCACGCGGCCGGTGTGGCCAACGGCGGCACCACTTGCGAAGACCCACCCGGTTTGCGTGAAGGCCCCGCAGGCAAGCTTTACCTGGCCTACCTGCGCGATCCCGACGGCAACAAAATCTGCGCCTTGCACCGTCCCGGTTGA
- the denD gene encoding D-erythronate dehydrogenase, which produces MRILITGGAGFLGARLAREILKRGQLNGQSVSELVIADLFPTPADLLADPRVKGHAGPMLAQGDLFKSGFDGVFHLASAVSGECELDFDLGLRSNVDSSRLLLDSIRASGKATRLVFASSVAVFGPDAANPMPALVADTTLPTPQTSYGTHKLMIEYMVADYTRKGYIDGRAARLMTVAVRPGKPNGAASSFFSGIIREPLAGTATTCPVDAHVSHPISSPGTTVHGLITVFEASREAFGGRMALNLPGLNVKVSDMLAALEKVAGPAVRARVTFEKDERIAAIVDNWAKGCTFERAQALGLRADASYEAIIEQYIEDCKTRPGYPAEALNGLK; this is translated from the coding sequence ATGCGTATTTTGATCACCGGCGGTGCCGGATTTTTGGGCGCACGCCTGGCCCGCGAGATTTTGAAACGCGGCCAACTCAACGGGCAAAGCGTGAGCGAATTGGTGATTGCCGACCTCTTCCCCACGCCTGCCGACCTGCTGGCCGACCCACGCGTGAAAGGCCATGCAGGCCCCATGCTGGCGCAAGGCGATTTGTTCAAGAGCGGCTTTGATGGCGTGTTCCACCTCGCATCAGCCGTGTCGGGCGAGTGCGAACTCGACTTTGACTTGGGCCTGCGCTCCAACGTGGACAGCTCGCGCTTGCTGCTCGACAGCATCCGAGCCTCGGGAAAAGCCACGCGCTTGGTGTTTGCCAGCTCGGTCGCGGTGTTCGGCCCCGATGCGGCCAACCCCATGCCTGCGCTGGTGGCCGACACCACATTGCCGACGCCGCAAACGTCATACGGCACGCACAAGCTGATGATCGAGTACATGGTGGCCGACTACACCCGCAAGGGCTACATCGACGGCCGCGCCGCCCGCCTGATGACGGTGGCCGTGCGCCCCGGCAAACCCAATGGTGCCGCGTCTTCGTTCTTCAGCGGCATCATCCGCGAGCCGCTGGCAGGCACGGCCACCACCTGCCCTGTGGACGCGCATGTGTCGCACCCCATCTCTTCGCCGGGCACCACCGTGCATGGCCTGATCACCGTGTTCGAGGCCAGCCGCGAAGCCTTTGGTGGCCGCATGGCACTGAACCTGCCGGGCTTGAATGTGAAGGTCAGCGACATGCTGGCCGCTCTGGAAAAAGTGGCTGGCCCCGCCGTGCGTGCCCGCGTGACTTTTGAAAAAGACGAACGCATCGCCGCCATCGTGGACAACTGGGCCAAAGGCTGCACCTTTGAGCGTGCTCAAGCATTGGGCCTCAGGGCCGATGCCAGCTACGAAGCCATCATCGAGCAGTACATCGAGGACTGCAAAACCCGCCCGGGCTACCCGGCCGAGGCCTTGAACGGTTTGAAGTGA